Below is a window of bacterium DNA.
CACTTCCGCCTCTACGCGGTGGTGGACCGCGTGGAAAAGGTCACCGACTGGGAAGCCTGCAAGAGGCTCATCCCTTTCACGGTCATGAGCGACGAGGCCATCGAACAACGCTTCCACTACGGCGATTGGCAGGGTGTTTACGTCTTCATCGTCCGGGCCTATACCCTTCCGGTCCCCATGGACCTGCCCTTGAAGCCCGCCTACGAGGGCTGCAAGTCCTGGGTGCCCCTGGAAACCTCCATGTTCACCGCCGGGTCCATGGCCGTCCTCCCCGATGGGGCCTGGCCCTATACCCGCGACAAGATCTCCAAGGTCCTGCATAGCGCTTGAGCCGGTGCCGGGCTTATGACCGGCCCCCTGTTCCGCCCAAGCCCCT
It encodes the following:
- a CDS encoding DUF1802 family protein translates to HFRLYAVVDRVEKVTDWEACKRLIPFTVMSDEAIEQRFHYGDWQGVYVFIVRAYTLPVPMDLPLKPAYEGCKSWVPLETSMFTAGSMAVLPDGAWPYTRDKISKVLHSA